The Melopsittacus undulatus isolate bMelUnd1 chromosome 12, bMelUnd1.mat.Z, whole genome shotgun sequence genome has a segment encoding these proteins:
- the LOC101878327 gene encoding tyrosine-protein phosphatase non-receptor type 11-like, whose protein sequence is MTSRRWFHPNISGIEAEKLLLTRGVHGSFLARPSKSNPGDFTLSVRRNDEVTHIKIQNTGDYYDLYGGEKFATLAELVQYYTEQHGLLREKNSNVIELKYPLNCQDPTSERWYHGHLTGKEAEKLLTEKGKPGSFLVRESQSKPGDFVLSVLTNEDKMETGDRKPHVTHVMIHYQPDGKYDVGGGERFDTLTDLVEHYKKNPMVEKSGAVVHLKQPFNATRINAANIENRVKELNKMADHSEKAKQGFWEEFEMLQQQECKLLYPRKEGQRPENKAKNRYKNILPFDTTRVALRDVDESVPGSDYINANYIKSIPEDGRNSEHCKIYIATQGCLQTTVNDFWTMVYQENSHVIVMTTKEVERGRNKCFRYWPDKGCTKEYGCICVRNVSEREAQGYYLRELEILRTDRDERPRLVKHYQYFSWPDHGVPNEPGGVLSFLDQVNRAQRSIPDTGPIIVHCSAGIGRTGTIIVIDILVDIIHRQGLDCDIDIPKTIQMVRRQRSGMVQTEAQYKFVYMAVQQYIEAEQKRLEEEQRNKRKERDYLNIGYSPMDKGRAKGQPPSPRTHTVVDDESASVYENLNIKSPKVSGMSNTGR, encoded by the exons GTGGTTTCATCCCAACATCAGCGGGATTGAGGCCGAGAAGCTGCTCCTGACCAGGGGTGTCCATGGCAGCTTTCTGGCTCGACCCAGTAAGAGCAACCCAGGAGACTTCACTCTCTCTGTCAG GAGGAACGATGAGGTGACACACATCAAGATCCAGAACACGGGGGATTACTATGACCTATATGGAGGGGAGAAGTTTGCCACGCTGGCGGAGCTGGTGCAGTACTACACAGAGCAGCATGGGCTGCTGCGGGAGAAGAACAGCAACGTCATCGAGCTCAAATACCCCCTCAACTGCCAGGACCCCACCTCGGAGAG GTGGTACCATGGGCACCTCACTGGCAAGGAGGCAGAGAAGCTCCTGACGGAGAAGGGGAAACCAGGGAGCTTCCTGGTGCGGGAGAGCCAGAGCAAACCAGGAGACTTTGTCCTGTCCGTGCTGACAAATGAGGATAAGATGGAGACCGGGGACCGGAAACCACACGTGACCCACGTCATGATCCACTACCAG CCAGATGGGAAGTATGATGTAGGGGGAGGAGAGAGGTTCGACACACTCACGGACCTGGTGGAGCACTATAAGAAGAACCCCATGGTGGAGAAGTCAGGAGCTGTGGTTCACCTGAAGCAG CCGTTCAACGCCACTCGCATCAATGCAGCCAACATTGAGAACAGAGTGAAGGAGCTCAACAAGATGGCAGACCACAGTGAGAAGGCCAAGCAAGGGTTCTGGGAGGAGTTTGAG atgctgcagcagcaagagtGCAAGCTCCTCTACCCCAGGAAGGAGGGACAGCGACCGGAGAACAAGGCTAAGAACCGCTATAAGAACATCCTTCCCT TTGATACCACACGAGTGGCGCTCCGAGACGTGGATGAGAGTGTGCCCGGGTCGGACTACATCAATGCCAACTACATCAAG aGCATCCCTGAAGACGGAAGGAACTCGGAGCACTGCAAGATCTATATAGCCACCCAGGGCTGCCTGCAGACAACAGTGAACGACTTCTGGACCATGGTGTACCAAGAGAACAGTCATGTCATTGTAATGACAACCAAGGAGGTGGAGCGGGGCAGG AACAAGTGCTTCCGTTACTGGCCGGACAAGGGCTGCACCAAGGAGTACGGGTGCATCTGCGTGCGGAACGTGAGCGAGAGGGAGGCCCAGGGCTATTACCTGCGGGAGCTGGAGATCCTCAGGACCGACAGG GATGAGCGCCCGAGGCTGGTGAAGCACTATCAGTACTTCAGCTGGCCAGACCATGGGGTGCCCAACGAGCCTGGAGGGGTTCTGAGCTTTCTGGACCAAGTGAATCGGGCACAGAGAAGCATTCCGGACACGGGGCCGATCATAGTGCACTGCAG tgCTGGAATAGGACGCACGGGCACCATCATAGTGATAGATATTCTGGTGGATATTATTCACAGGCAAG GGCTGGACTGCGACATCGACATCCCCAAGACCATCCAGATGGTGCGGAGGCAGCGCTCGGGGATGGTGCAGACAGAGGCCCAGTACAAGTTTGTTTACATGGCTGTGCAGCAGTACATTGAGGCTGAGCAGAAGAGGCTGGAGGAAGAGCAG aggaataaaaggaaagagCGGGACTACTTGAATATTGGCTACTCTCCCATGGACAAGGGCAGAGCCAAGGGACAACCCCCTTCCCCCCGGACCCACACTGT GGTGGATGATGAGTCAGCTTCCGTCTATGAGAACCTGAACATCAAGAGCCCAAAGGTTTCAGGGATGAGTAACACGGGGCGATAG